A single Methylobacterium sp. 17Sr1-1 DNA region contains:
- a CDS encoding adenylate/guanylate cyclase domain-containing protein, with protein MREPPPAGRPDPGAGARLWRGSLAQRLRLVSGLVLFAFAGTHFANHALGLVGLDTMMDVARWRVAVTRSIPGSLVLGLSLLAHVAFSLVKLAERRTLRMPPWEAAQTILGFAIPFLLVPHVLGTRVANLVDGTRTTYTYVITRIWPDGMGYQTALLLVVWLHGCLGLHAWLRLSPLYRRMAPLLAVPAFGLPAAALAGIVTQGRIMERDRVLARRFDAPDLDARWPVPQVDPAIAAWGDTVTGAIYAAVALALGVVLIRAAASLRARRYTIAYVGGPTVKSLEGPTLLEISRANRVPHVSVCGGRGRCSTCRVLVVGGEANLSAPSPQEAASLRAIGAPANVRLACQARPSGDVAVVRILDARRESAGEHLTNTDVAGIEREVAILFIDIRGFTPLSERKLPFDVVFILNHFFEAAGREIEAAGGWIGGYAGDGLLALFTHPDGTGPACRAAFTAAGRIDGAVAELNRRLAAELPAALRMAMGLHAGPLVLGRLGYGASRGMSVIGPAVNLASRLESLAKAADVQLVASAEAAQRAGIALDGLRVETVAVRGVRAELPVIYALRAADLAGRLRAPASV; from the coding sequence ATGCGCGAGCCGCCCCCCGCCGGCCGTCCCGATCCTGGGGCCGGCGCCCGCCTGTGGCGCGGCTCGCTCGCGCAAAGGCTGCGGCTGGTCTCGGGGCTGGTCCTGTTCGCCTTCGCGGGCACCCATTTCGCCAACCACGCGCTCGGCCTCGTCGGCCTCGACACGATGATGGACGTCGCCCGCTGGCGGGTCGCGGTCACGCGCTCGATTCCCGGCAGCCTGGTCCTCGGCCTCTCGCTGCTGGCCCACGTCGCGTTCTCGCTCGTCAAGCTCGCGGAGCGCCGGACGCTCCGGATGCCGCCCTGGGAGGCGGCGCAGACGATCCTCGGCTTCGCGATCCCGTTCCTGCTGGTGCCGCACGTCCTGGGGACCCGGGTCGCCAATCTGGTCGACGGCACGCGGACGACCTACACCTACGTGATCACCCGGATCTGGCCCGACGGCATGGGCTACCAGACCGCCCTGCTGCTGGTGGTCTGGCTGCACGGCTGCCTCGGCCTGCATGCCTGGCTGCGCCTGTCGCCGCTCTACCGGCGGATGGCGCCGCTCCTCGCCGTGCCGGCCTTCGGCCTGCCGGCCGCGGCGCTCGCCGGCATCGTCACGCAGGGGCGCATCATGGAGCGGGACCGGGTGCTGGCGCGCCGCTTCGACGCGCCCGACCTCGATGCCCGCTGGCCGGTGCCGCAGGTCGACCCCGCCATCGCCGCCTGGGGCGACACCGTCACCGGGGCGATCTACGCCGCGGTGGCGCTGGCCCTCGGGGTGGTGCTGATCCGGGCGGCCGCGAGCTTACGGGCCCGGCGCTATACCATCGCGTATGTCGGCGGACCCACGGTGAAGAGCCTGGAGGGGCCGACGCTCCTCGAGATCAGCCGGGCGAACCGGGTGCCGCACGTCTCGGTCTGCGGCGGGCGCGGGCGCTGCTCGACCTGCCGGGTGCTGGTGGTCGGCGGCGAGGCGAACCTGTCCGCGCCGAGCCCCCAGGAGGCCGCGTCCCTGCGGGCGATCGGCGCGCCGGCCAATGTACGCCTCGCTTGCCAGGCGCGGCCCTCCGGCGACGTGGCCGTGGTGCGCATCCTCGACGCGCGCCGCGAATCCGCGGGCGAGCACCTGACCAATACGGACGTCGCCGGGATCGAGCGCGAGGTGGCGATCCTGTTCATCGACATCCGCGGCTTCACGCCCCTCTCGGAGCGCAAGCTGCCCTTCGACGTGGTGTTCATCCTCAACCACTTTTTCGAGGCGGCGGGCCGCGAGATCGAGGCGGCGGGGGGCTGGATCGGCGGCTATGCCGGCGACGGGCTGCTCGCCCTGTTCACCCATCCGGACGGGACCGGCCCCGCCTGCCGCGCCGCCTTCACGGCCGCCGGCCGCATCGACGGCGCGGTGGCCGAGCTCAACCGGCGGCTCGCCGCCGAGCTGCCGGCGGCGCTCCGGATGGCGATGGGCCTGCATGCCGGCCCCCTGGTGCTCGGCCGCCTCGGCTACGGTGCGAGCCGGGGGATGTCGGTGATCGGCCCGGCGGTGAACCTGGCGAGCCGGCTCGAATCCCTCGCCAAGGCCGCCGATGTGCAGCTCGTCGCCTCGGCCGAGGCGGCGCAGCGCGCCGGCATCGCCCTCGACGGCCTGCGGGTCGAGACCGTGGCGGTGCGGGGCGTGAGGGCCGAGCTTCCGGTGATCTACGCCCTGCGCGCCGCCGATCTCGCCGGGCGGTTGCGCGCGCCCGCGTCGGTTTAA
- a CDS encoding cell wall hydrolase, translated as MRWLAAAVAPWAVGLGVLVSFTASAGYESSLGSSAVARLVPRMTPPLPERGLITQVSLSQLSLSRISLTGPLLAGSSRLALDAEPLRPDLKVDARTRPEAERSHKGDALVPARVGGAGRAAPLNTGWLGSSGPSVASTFTPGSATWNPELEPQEGFVPFPEADGGEAGASSPAAGASAPTRGAAAGGQTVDKAREARERGSQGGSTPAVPRAVALSSTTPAPADATPVEIAAGGQISPRLDRDARAAVTTAARIAPEALPSEDAKRRYADLITPENAEKEQRCLAEAVYFEARGEPEQGQAAVAQVVLNRAKSGLYPANICGVVYQNRHRYMGCQFSFACEGKSLRITDDASWQTATRVAQSVVEGRTYLADVGGATHYHADYVKPRWSRRLRKMDVIGRHIFYQLRPGQT; from the coding sequence ATGCGCTGGCTCGCCGCGGCCGTCGCGCCCTGGGCCGTCGGCCTCGGCGTCCTGGTCTCCTTCACCGCCTCGGCCGGCTACGAATCCTCGCTCGGTTCGAGCGCGGTGGCGCGCCTCGTGCCGCGCATGACGCCGCCGCTGCCGGAGCGCGGGCTGATCACGCAAGTGTCCCTGTCGCAACTGAGCCTGTCGCGGATCAGCCTGACCGGCCCCCTGCTTGCCGGTTCCTCGCGTCTCGCCCTCGACGCCGAGCCGCTGCGCCCGGACCTGAAGGTCGACGCCCGCACCCGGCCGGAAGCCGAGCGCAGCCACAAGGGCGACGCCCTGGTGCCGGCCCGGGTCGGCGGTGCCGGCCGCGCCGCTCCCTTGAATACCGGCTGGCTCGGCAGCAGCGGCCCGAGCGTCGCCTCGACCTTCACCCCGGGCTCCGCGACCTGGAACCCGGAACTCGAGCCGCAGGAGGGCTTCGTGCCGTTCCCGGAGGCCGATGGCGGCGAGGCGGGCGCCAGCTCGCCGGCGGCCGGCGCCTCGGCGCCGACCCGCGGTGCGGCCGCCGGCGGGCAGACCGTCGACAAGGCCCGAGAGGCCCGGGAGCGCGGGAGCCAGGGCGGCAGCACCCCGGCGGTGCCCCGCGCCGTCGCCCTGTCTTCGACGACGCCGGCCCCCGCCGACGCCACGCCGGTCGAGATCGCCGCCGGCGGCCAGATCTCGCCCCGTCTCGACCGCGACGCGCGCGCCGCCGTCACGACCGCCGCCCGCATCGCCCCGGAGGCCCTGCCGAGCGAGGACGCCAAGCGCCGCTACGCCGACCTGATCACCCCGGAGAACGCCGAGAAGGAGCAGCGCTGCCTGGCGGAAGCGGTCTATTTCGAGGCTCGCGGCGAGCCCGAGCAGGGCCAGGCCGCCGTGGCCCAGGTGGTGCTCAACCGCGCCAAGAGCGGCCTGTATCCGGCGAATATCTGCGGCGTGGTCTATCAGAACCGCCACCGCTACATGGGCTGCCAGTTCTCCTTCGCCTGCGAGGGCAAGTCGCTGCGCATCACCGACGACGCCTCGTGGCAGACCGCGACCCGCGTCGCCCAGTCGGTGGTCGAGGGCCGCACCTACCTCGCCGATGTCGGCGGGGCGACGCATTACCACGCCGACTACGTCAAGCCGCGCTGGTCGCGCCGCCTGCGCAAGATGGACGTGATCGGCCGCCACATCTTCTATCAGCTGCGGCCGGGGCAGACGTGA
- a CDS encoding MDR family oxidoreductase: MGTFKAVVIEKGEGGQRVALKDVDESELMDGDVTVRVTHSTLNYKDGLALTGKAPVVRRWPMIPGIDFAGVVETSSHPDWKPGDAVVLNGWGTGETHLGAYAEKSRVKGDWLVALPANLTPEQAMAVGTAGYTAMLALLALERHGLTPESGPALVTGAAGGVGSVAISLLARAGWHVIASTGRADEEAGYLRGLGAAEIIDRAELSQPGKPLGKERWAAAIDAVGSTTLANALAMTKYGGAVAACGLAGGMDLPTSVAPFILRGVALYGIESVMAPISLRREAWARLARDLDPAALSAMTTTVPLAEVIARGPEILAGRTRGRVVVTIA; encoded by the coding sequence GTGGGCACCTTCAAGGCGGTGGTGATCGAGAAGGGCGAGGGCGGGCAACGCGTCGCGCTCAAGGACGTCGACGAATCCGAGCTGATGGACGGCGACGTCACCGTCCGGGTCACCCATTCCACCCTCAACTACAAGGACGGGCTGGCGCTGACCGGCAAGGCTCCGGTGGTGCGGCGCTGGCCGATGATTCCCGGCATCGACTTCGCCGGCGTGGTCGAGACCTCCTCTCACCCGGACTGGAAGCCCGGCGACGCCGTGGTGCTCAACGGCTGGGGCACCGGCGAGACCCATCTCGGCGCCTACGCGGAGAAATCGCGGGTCAAGGGCGACTGGCTGGTGGCGCTGCCGGCCAACCTCACGCCCGAGCAGGCGATGGCGGTCGGCACCGCCGGCTACACCGCGATGCTGGCCTTGCTGGCGCTCGAGCGCCACGGGCTCACCCCCGAATCCGGCCCGGCCCTGGTGACGGGGGCGGCCGGCGGCGTCGGCTCGGTGGCGATCTCGCTCCTGGCGCGGGCCGGCTGGCACGTCATCGCCTCGACCGGACGGGCCGACGAGGAGGCCGGATACCTGCGCGGCCTCGGCGCGGCCGAGATCATCGACCGGGCCGAGCTGAGCCAACCGGGCAAGCCCCTAGGGAAGGAGCGCTGGGCCGCCGCGATCGACGCGGTCGGTTCGACGACGCTCGCCAACGCCCTCGCGATGACCAAGTACGGCGGCGCCGTCGCGGCCTGCGGGCTCGCCGGCGGCATGGACCTCCCGACCTCGGTGGCGCCGTTCATCCTGCGCGGGGTCGCGCTCTACGGCATCGAAAGCGTGATGGCGCCGATCTCCCTGCGCCGCGAGGCCTGGGCCCGGCTCGCCCGCGACCTCGACCCCGCCGCCCTGTCGGCGATGACCACCACCGTGCCGCTCGCCGAGGTGATCGCGCGCGGGCCCGAGATCCTCGCCGGGCGCACCCGGGGCCGCGTCGTCGTGACGATCGCTTAG
- a CDS encoding antibiotic biosynthesis monooxygenase family protein has protein sequence MSDVVLINSFEVAPEDEAAAIAYWERAADHLRRQPGFVETRLHRAVAPGARFLLVNVATWHSTEAFRTATADPAFRALVGPEMGRFPHHPGLYEVIRT, from the coding sequence ATGAGCGACGTCGTGCTGATCAATTCCTTCGAGGTCGCGCCCGAGGACGAGGCGGCGGCGATCGCCTACTGGGAGCGCGCGGCCGACCATCTGCGCCGCCAGCCCGGCTTCGTCGAGACTCGGCTGCACCGCGCCGTCGCGCCGGGCGCCCGCTTCCTGCTGGTCAACGTGGCGACCTGGCACTCGACGGAGGCGTTCCGGACAGCGACCGCCGACCCCGCCTTCCGGGCTCTGGTCGGGCCGGAGATGGGGCGCTTCCCGCACCATCCTGGCCTCTACGAGGTGATCCGCACCTGA
- a CDS encoding MarR family transcriptional regulator — protein sequence MSRVEAATALILEVFRLNGALLAAGDALTRDLGLTSARWQVLGAVALAGRPLTVAGAARAMGLTRQAVRRLVAELAADGFVALAPNPDHRRAALVVLTEAGQRAYAAAQERQAAWAARVTEGCESPSLRDATTLLRRLRAALERDEERGAAEA from the coding sequence GTGTCCCGGGTCGAGGCCGCCACCGCGCTGATTCTGGAGGTGTTTCGTCTCAACGGCGCCCTGCTCGCCGCCGGCGACGCGCTGACCCGCGACCTCGGCCTCACCAGCGCCCGCTGGCAGGTGCTCGGCGCCGTCGCCCTGGCGGGACGGCCGCTGACCGTGGCGGGCGCGGCGCGGGCGATGGGGCTGACCCGGCAGGCGGTGCGCCGCCTGGTGGCCGAGCTGGCGGCGGACGGGTTCGTGGCGCTCGCGCCCAATCCGGATCACCGGCGGGCCGCCCTGGTGGTGCTGACCGAGGCCGGCCAGCGCGCCTATGCGGCGGCGCAGGAGCGCCAAGCCGCCTGGGCCGCCCGCGTGACGGAGGGTTGCGAGTCCCCCTCCCTCCGGGATGCCACGACCCTGCTCCGGCGCCTGCGCGCCGCGCTGGAGCGGGACGAGGAGCGCGGCGCCGCGGAGGCTTGA
- the queA gene encoding tRNA preQ1(34) S-adenosylmethionine ribosyltransferase-isomerase QueA, which translates to MRVDLFDFDLPEDRIALRPAVPRDGARLMLLHPGTPPEDRVVRDLPGLLRPGDVLVFNDTRVIPARLRGLRHRPDGPDVRLEAMLHLREAPDRWRAFARPAKRLRVGDRVSFGGAGEGETCALTRLDATIVERGEGGETTFAFDLAGPALDEAVAALGELPLPPYIAAKRPTDAQDAADYQTVYAREPGAVAAPTAGLHFTPELLDACAAAGLAQARVTLHVGAGTFLPVKTDDTDEHRMHAEIGEITREAAEALNRARAAGGRIVAVGTTALRLLESAAEPDGTIRPWTGATDIFITPGYRFRAVDVLMTNFHLPRSTLFMLVSAFAGLEPMRAAYAAAIARGYRFYSYGDSSLLFRAETR; encoded by the coding sequence ATGCGCGTGGACCTGTTCGATTTCGACCTGCCGGAGGACCGCATCGCCCTCCGGCCCGCGGTGCCGCGGGACGGCGCCCGCCTGATGCTGCTGCACCCCGGCACACCTCCGGAGGACCGGGTGGTGCGCGACCTGCCGGGCCTGCTGCGGCCCGGGGACGTCCTGGTGTTCAACGACACGCGGGTGATCCCGGCGCGCCTGCGCGGCCTGCGCCACCGGCCGGACGGTCCCGATGTCCGCCTCGAGGCGATGCTCCACCTGCGGGAGGCGCCGGATCGCTGGCGCGCCTTCGCGCGGCCGGCCAAGCGCCTGCGGGTCGGCGACCGGGTCAGCTTCGGCGGCGCCGGAGAGGGCGAGACCTGTGCGCTCACCCGCCTCGACGCCACCATCGTGGAGCGCGGGGAGGGCGGCGAGACCACCTTCGCCTTCGACCTCGCCGGGCCGGCCCTCGACGAGGCGGTGGCGGCCCTCGGCGAATTGCCGCTGCCCCCCTACATCGCCGCCAAGCGCCCGACCGACGCGCAGGACGCCGCCGACTACCAGACCGTCTACGCCCGCGAGCCCGGGGCGGTGGCGGCCCCCACCGCCGGCCTGCACTTCACGCCCGAACTGCTCGACGCCTGCGCGGCCGCCGGCCTGGCGCAGGCGCGGGTGACGCTGCATGTCGGCGCCGGCACCTTCCTTCCGGTCAAGACCGACGACACCGACGAGCACCGGATGCACGCCGAGATCGGCGAGATCACGCGGGAGGCCGCCGAGGCGCTGAACCGCGCCCGCGCCGCGGGCGGGCGGATCGTCGCGGTCGGCACCACGGCGCTCCGGCTCCTCGAGAGCGCCGCCGAACCCGACGGCACGATCCGGCCCTGGACCGGCGCCACCGACATCTTCATCACGCCGGGCTACCGCTTCCGCGCGGTCGACGTGCTGATGACCAACTTCCACCTGCCGCGCTCGACCCTGTTCATGCTCGTCTCGGCCTTCGCCGGGCTCGAGCCGATGCGGGCGGCCTACGCCGCCGCGATCGCGCGCGGCTACCGGTTCTATTCCTACGGCGATAGCAGCCTGCTCTTCCGGGCGGAGACGCGATGA
- the tgt gene encoding tRNA guanosine(34) transglycosylase Tgt, with amino-acid sequence MTDQFSFTVAATDGPARTGEIRMPRGVIRTPAFMPVGTAGTVKAMYPEQVKALGADVVLGNTYHLMLRPGAERVARLGGLHAMMQWPYPILTDSGGFQVMSLAGLRKLDETGVRFQSHLDGSTHLLSPERSIEIQGLLGSDIQMQLDECVRLPAPEAAIESAMRLSLRWAERCRIAFGDQPGKAMFGIVQGGDSPALRVESAQALVDLDLKGYAIGGLAVGEPQATMLAMIETVEPHLPTEKPRYLMGVGTPDDIVKAVSRGIDMFDCVMPTRAGRHGMVYTRHGRLNLRNARFAEDNAPLDPESTCPAANLYSKAYLHHLVRAGEILGMMLLTWNNLSYYQDLMAGLRRAIAAGRLHDFIGETREGWEKAERDRAA; translated from the coding sequence ATGACCGACCAGTTCAGCTTCACCGTCGCGGCGACCGACGGCCCCGCCCGCACCGGCGAGATCCGGATGCCGCGGGGCGTGATCCGCACCCCGGCCTTCATGCCGGTGGGCACCGCCGGCACCGTCAAGGCGATGTATCCCGAGCAGGTCAAGGCGCTCGGCGCCGACGTGGTGCTCGGCAACACCTACCACCTGATGCTGCGCCCCGGCGCGGAGCGGGTGGCGCGCCTCGGCGGCTTGCACGCGATGATGCAGTGGCCCTACCCGATCCTGACCGATTCCGGCGGCTTCCAGGTCATGTCGCTGGCCGGTCTCCGCAAGCTCGACGAGACCGGGGTGCGGTTCCAGTCGCATCTCGACGGCTCGACCCACCTGCTCAGCCCCGAACGCTCGATCGAGATCCAGGGCCTGCTCGGCTCCGACATCCAGATGCAGCTCGACGAGTGCGTGCGCCTGCCCGCGCCCGAAGCGGCGATCGAGAGCGCGATGCGCCTCTCCCTGCGCTGGGCCGAGCGCTGCCGCATCGCCTTCGGCGACCAGCCCGGCAAGGCGATGTTCGGCATCGTGCAGGGCGGCGATAGTCCGGCGCTGCGGGTCGAGAGCGCGCAGGCGCTGGTCGATCTCGACCTCAAGGGCTACGCGATCGGCGGCCTCGCGGTCGGCGAGCCGCAGGCGACGATGCTGGCGATGATCGAGACCGTCGAGCCGCACCTCCCGACCGAAAAGCCCCGCTACCTGATGGGCGTCGGCACGCCGGACGACATCGTCAAGGCGGTGAGCCGCGGCATCGACATGTTCGATTGCGTGATGCCGACCCGGGCCGGCCGCCACGGCATGGTCTATACCCGCCACGGCCGCCTCAACCTGCGCAACGCGCGCTTCGCCGAGGACAATGCACCCCTCGACCCGGAATCGACCTGCCCGGCGGCGAACCTCTACAGCAAGGCCTACCTGCACCACCTCGTCCGCGCCGGCGAGATCTTAGGCATGATGCTGCTGACCTGGAACAACCTGTCCTACTACCAGGACCTGATGGCGGGCCTGCGCCGGGCCATCGCGGCCGGGCGGCTCCACGACTTCATCGGCGAGACCCGCGAGGGCTGGGAGAAGGCGGAGCGCGACCGGGCGGCGTGA
- a CDS encoding ABC transporter ATP-binding protein has product MTPIIAITNLSKTYASGHAALKRVDLTVRQGEIFALLGPNGAGKTTLISIICGIVTPSTGTVTVGGHDILAEPRAARRLIGLVPQELTADAFETVWATVSFSRGLFGLKPDPAHIEQVLRDLSLWEKRDAKIMTLSGGMKRRVLIAKALAHEPRILFLDEPTAGVDVALRQDMWRMVRRLRDQGVTVILTTHYIEEAEEMADRVGVIAKGEIVLVEEKAELMRKLGRKELTLQLHEPLGTLPPALAGHPLTLSEDGAALTYTYDAKAERTGITTLLTDLAAAGIRFRDLQTRQSSLEDIFVDLVRDRA; this is encoded by the coding sequence ATGACGCCCATCATCGCGATCACCAACCTGTCGAAGACCTACGCCTCGGGTCACGCCGCGCTCAAGCGCGTCGACCTGACGGTCCGCCAGGGCGAGATCTTCGCCCTGCTCGGGCCGAACGGCGCCGGCAAGACCACCCTCATCAGCATCATCTGCGGCATCGTCACGCCGAGCACCGGCACGGTGACGGTCGGCGGGCACGACATCCTGGCCGAGCCCCGCGCCGCGCGGCGCCTCATCGGCCTGGTGCCGCAGGAGCTCACCGCCGACGCCTTCGAGACGGTCTGGGCGACGGTGAGCTTCAGCCGCGGCCTGTTCGGCCTCAAACCCGATCCCGCCCATATCGAGCAGGTCCTGCGGGACCTCTCGCTGTGGGAGAAGCGCGACGCGAAGATCATGACCCTGTCGGGGGGCATGAAGCGCCGGGTGCTGATCGCCAAGGCGCTCGCGCACGAGCCGCGCATCCTGTTCCTCGACGAGCCCACCGCCGGCGTCGACGTGGCGCTCCGCCAGGACATGTGGCGCATGGTGCGCCGCCTGCGCGATCAGGGCGTCACCGTCATCCTCACCACCCACTACATCGAGGAGGCCGAGGAGATGGCCGACCGGGTGGGGGTGATCGCCAAGGGCGAGATCGTGCTGGTCGAGGAGAAGGCCGAGCTGATGCGCAAGCTCGGCCGCAAGGAGCTGACGCTCCAGCTCCACGAGCCCCTCGGCACGCTGCCGCCGGCGCTCGCCGGCCACCCGCTGACGCTGTCGGAGGACGGTGCCGCGCTGACCTACACCTACGACGCCAAGGCGGAGCGCACCGGCATCACGACGCTGCTCACCGACCTCGCCGCAGCCGGCATCCGCTTTCGCGATCTCCAGACCCGTCAGAGCTCGCTCGAGGACATCTTCGTCGATCTCGTGAGGGACCGCGCATGA
- a CDS encoding ABC transporter permease: MNWPAIRAIYGFEMHRAFRTLLQSIVAPVISTSLYFVVFGAAIGGRITSVDGVPYGAFIVPGLIMLTLLTQSIANASFGIYFPRFSGTIYEILSAPISAVEIVAGYVGAAATKSIMLGLIILATSALFVPLRIEHPFVMVFFLVLTAVTFSLFGFVIGLWADGFEKLQLVPLLIVTPLTFLGGSFYSIDMLPPVWRTVSLVNPVVYLISGFRWSFYGHSDVIPAVSVVMALVFLAACLAAVAWIFRTGYRLKS; the protein is encoded by the coding sequence ATGAACTGGCCCGCCATCCGCGCCATCTACGGCTTCGAGATGCACCGCGCCTTCCGCACGCTGCTCCAGAGCATCGTCGCGCCGGTGATCTCGACCTCGCTGTACTTCGTGGTGTTCGGCGCCGCGATCGGCGGGCGGATCACCTCGGTCGACGGGGTGCCCTACGGCGCCTTCATCGTGCCGGGCCTGATCATGCTGACGCTGCTCACCCAGAGCATCGCCAACGCCTCGTTCGGCATCTACTTTCCGCGCTTCTCCGGCACGATCTACGAGATCCTGTCGGCCCCGATCTCGGCAGTGGAGATCGTCGCCGGCTATGTCGGGGCGGCGGCCACCAAGTCGATCATGCTCGGGCTGATCATCCTGGCGACCTCGGCCCTGTTCGTGCCGCTGCGCATCGAGCACCCCTTCGTGATGGTGTTCTTCCTGGTTCTCACCGCCGTCACCTTCAGCCTGTTCGGCTTCGTGATCGGCCTGTGGGCGGACGGGTTCGAGAAGCTGCAGCTGGTGCCGCTGCTCATCGTCACGCCGCTGACCTTCTTAGGGGGCAGCTTCTACTCCATCGACATGCTGCCGCCGGTGTGGCGGACGGTCAGCCTCGTCAACCCGGTCGTCTACCTGATCAGCGGCTTCCGCTGGAGCTTCTACGGTCACTCGGACGTCATCCCGGCGGTGAGCGTCGTCATGGCTCTGGTGTTCCTGGCCGCCTGCCTTGCGGCGGTGGCGTGGATCTTCCGGACGGGCTACCGGCTCAAGAGCTAA
- a CDS encoding ABC transporter substrate-binding protein produces MPRPLCSSFALSALLLGLAPAQAQAQAQSPRAESVLRIGMTAADVPTTTGMPNNGFEGMRFLGYPVFEGLVLWDLSRTDRLATLRPGLAEKWEQAPDDAKTWIFHLRQGVRFHDGTAFDADAVIWNLDRYFKQDSPQYEPPAAGITRARAPLLASYRKIDDRTVAITSAASASYFPYMVVYLLFTSPASFEAAGRDWAKVGMLPAAGTGPFRITGVRPREAVELARNPDYWDRENLPKVDKVRLMPIPEANARIAALRAGQVDWIEAPAPDGLASLRQAGFTITTGSYPHVWPWFYNIGAANSPLKDVRVRRALNYCIDREGLVTFLNGTAEPAVGWLKASDPDFGAPENRYRLDPGKGRALLAEAGFTDKKPLSLKVMISTSGSGQMQPLPMNEFLQENLKQTCNVDVTFNVVEWQVLLNAGRAAPDAPSLQGANALNVSSPSSDVAVMARYFSSANVSPKGFNFPQWTDARFDAALKDLAGATDPEAIAQATRAAHERLVDDPPWLYIVHDLNPRAMSPRVKNFVSPQSWFVDLTRISVQ; encoded by the coding sequence ATGCCACGCCCGCTCTGCTCCTCTTTCGCTCTCTCGGCGCTCCTCCTCGGGCTCGCGCCGGCCCAGGCCCAGGCCCAGGCCCAATCGCCGCGAGCCGAATCGGTCCTGCGCATCGGCATGACCGCCGCCGACGTGCCGACCACCACCGGCATGCCGAACAACGGCTTCGAGGGGATGCGCTTCCTCGGCTATCCGGTGTTCGAGGGGCTGGTGCTCTGGGACCTCTCCCGCACCGACCGGCTGGCGACCCTGCGGCCGGGCCTGGCGGAAAAGTGGGAGCAGGCGCCGGACGACGCGAAGACCTGGATCTTCCACCTGCGCCAGGGCGTGCGCTTCCACGACGGCACCGCCTTCGACGCCGACGCGGTGATCTGGAACCTCGACCGCTACTTCAAGCAGGACAGCCCGCAATACGAGCCGCCGGCCGCCGGCATCACCCGGGCGCGGGCGCCCCTGCTCGCGAGCTACCGCAAGATCGACGACCGCACCGTCGCCATCACCAGCGCTGCCTCAGCCTCGTACTTCCCCTACATGGTGGTCTACCTGCTGTTCACCTCGCCGGCCTCGTTCGAGGCGGCCGGGCGGGACTGGGCCAAGGTCGGGATGCTGCCGGCCGCCGGCACCGGGCCGTTCCGCATCACCGGGGTGCGGCCGCGCGAGGCGGTCGAGCTCGCCCGCAACCCGGATTACTGGGACCGGGAGAACCTGCCTAAGGTGGACAAGGTGCGGCTGATGCCGATCCCGGAGGCCAATGCCCGCATCGCCGCCTTGCGCGCCGGCCAGGTCGACTGGATCGAGGCGCCGGCGCCGGACGGGCTCGCTTCCTTACGCCAGGCGGGATTCACCATCACCACCGGCTCCTACCCGCATGTCTGGCCGTGGTTCTACAATATCGGCGCGGCGAACAGCCCGCTGAAGGACGTGCGGGTGCGCCGGGCGCTCAACTACTGCATCGACCGGGAGGGGCTGGTGACCTTCCTGAACGGCACCGCCGAGCCGGCCGTGGGCTGGCTGAAGGCTTCGGATCCGGATTTCGGCGCACCGGAGAACCGCTACCGCCTCGACCCCGGCAAGGGCCGGGCGCTGCTCGCCGAGGCCGGCTTCACCGACAAGAAGCCGCTGTCGCTCAAGGTGATGATCTCGACCTCCGGCTCGGGCCAGATGCAGCCGCTGCCGATGAACGAGTTCCTGCAGGAGAACCTGAAGCAGACCTGCAACGTCGATGTCACGTTCAACGTGGTCGAGTGGCAGGTGCTGCTCAATGCCGGGCGGGCGGCGCCGGACGCGCCGTCGCTCCAGGGGGCGAACGCCCTCAACGTCTCCTCGCCCTCCTCGGACGTCGCCGTGATGGCGCGCTACTTTTCCTCCGCCAACGTCTCGCCCAAGGGCTTCAACTTCCCGCAATGGACGGATGCGCGCTTCGACGCGGCGCTCAAGGACCTCGCCGGGGCGACCGACCCGGAGGCGATCGCCCAGGCGACGCGGGCGGCGCATGAGCGCCTGGTCGATGATCCGCCCTGGCTGTACATCGTGCATGATCTCAACCCGAGGGCGATGTCGCCGCGGGTCAAGAACTTCGTCTCGCCCCAGTCATGGTTCGTCGACCTGACCCGGATCAGCGTACAGTGA